DNA from Fusarium musae strain F31 chromosome 7, whole genome shotgun sequence:
GCTCGCTTGGCAATCTATGGGCACTGGCATGCTGGTGGATCATACACTGCTTCCAATTGCACACACTGAGGATCCTCTCTTGGTTTTCCTCCGAAGGGGAGAATATCCTGCCATGACCAGGTGGAAAGGCCTCGAAAGTGCGCTGTTTGTAGGTCCTAAGGAAGAAGTCACAAAGACTATCCGGATAGTGATGGACTCGCTTCCACTGAAAGCTGCTAAAGATGTTATTGATGCATCAACAAAGAGTCACTTCAAGGTTGACAAAGCACAAACTGCGCTGGTGCATTATAGCCCAGAGATCATCAAAAAGCAATACCCAAAGGTCCATGACAGTATCACTAATGGAAGGGCAAAAGGGTTAGGAGCTCTCAATCGGCTTATCAACGCCCATCTTCACGCTGCATGGCAGAGTAGCTTCCCCCAAGGCATTGAGATCCTCAAACCCTTTCCTGAGCACACCACCGAGATGGTCACACCGGCCTTGAAGCTTGCCGACTCCTTAGCCTTTTGCCCCGATAACCCCATCCCGTCATCATGTCCTCCTGGTATTTCAAGCTGCGCACACTGTGCCGCTGGCACCACATCTATGAAGGTCACTACCCCTGAGCAATATCAGAACACGAGTGGTGCATTTGCAATTGGAACAGttcctcatccttggacACTTGCGACTTTGACAAGCTTCAAGGAGAGGGTGGACGTCAGTTGGATCCGTAAGGAGGCACCTCGAGACCCTTGGCTTGAGACTATCACAAAACTGCTTTTAGGCTCCAAGGTCTCCAGTAATTCGCGAATCATGCACTTCAAACAGGCTGTGGCCGGTGAACATGCCCCTACTCATGCACTGTGGCTGTCGGCTGAAACTGATATTCCCCCGGATCTGGAGTGGTACTTCGGATTTCGTATTCCCAAGGGTTTGGGAGAGACATATATGGCTATGAACGGCAAAATCGAGCAAGGACCCATGGCAGgaaaggccaaggctgataAACCAGCAAAGGTCGAGCGTACCGCGAAGGCTGATGTCGACACAAGGCCTGAGAAGCCTCAGCCTCGACCAGAGGATACCCCAAAGGAGAAGGTACTCACACCGGAGGAAATGCAGGCCAAAGAAAAATATCTCCTGGAGTGTGCCAAGAAGATTGTTGCACTCAAGAAATCCACCGATAATACTCGACTACGAGCATCGCTCGAGGCTTGGAACTTGGCTGACACAGAAGCCTGGAAGTTCGC
Protein-coding regions in this window:
- a CDS encoding hypothetical protein (EggNog:ENOG41), whose product is MAINIFYGRQRRFVSRRLTYLVLVLIVFAYSTLTLLSPNGAQTDAAEDAAKADASGKIKTSVDGIRHSLKKGVTELNPFRGPAHPPPTRAQDSYQGTSWWADWKWLSVPFSSSLTLDEDRALLPPLQDRPFIYCYYDATVKKSREEKDADSDLLLTWRRAWWAQGFRPTILGSSEATGNPMYQELQRLEVQPELKAELLRWLAWQSMGTGMLVDHTLLPIAHTEDPLLVFLRRGEYPAMTRWKGLESALFVGPKEEVTKTIRIVMDSLPLKAAKDVIDASTKSHFKVDKAQTALVHYSPEIIKKQYPKVHDSITNGRAKGLGALNRLINAHLHAAWQSSFPQGIEILKPFPEHTTEMVTPALKLADSLAFCPDNPIPSSCPPGISSCAHCAAGTTSMKVTTPEQYQNTSGAFAIGTVPHPWTLATLTSFKERVDVSWIRKEAPRDPWLETITKLLLGSKVSSNSRIMHFKQAVAGEHAPTHALWLSAETDIPPDLEWYFGFRIPKGLGETYMAMNGKIEQGPMAGKAKADKPAKVERTAKADVDTRPEKPQPRPEDTPKEKVLTPEEMQAKEKYLLECAKKIVALKKSTDNTRLRASLEAWNLADTEAWKFARAFLARRSMERIEWEKEESKYSGGAGSEKGRNAWSRWKDYSKERE